The Pseudomonadota bacterium genomic interval CTCGAGTACCGCGCTCATGAACTTGCCGGTGCCATACTCGAGGCCCTTGGTCGCCCAGGCAATGCGCGATCGGGCGTCGAGCAGCGGCAACAGGTGCGTGAGGACTTCACGGAATGCATGACTTGGCACCACGATCAGCAGATCGCGCGCGGCACTCACCGCCGGCGCAAGCTCCGACTCGATGCGCAAATTGTCCGGGAAGGCGATCCCGGGGAGAAATTCACGGTTCTGCCGCGCGTCGGCCAGCCGCTGCATGAACGCGGGTTCATGCCCCCAGAGGATGGTATCGTTGCTGTTCGCCGCCAGGCGTATCGCCAGTGCCGTACCCCAGGATCCGGCACCGAGTACAGTTATGGGTCCACGGCTCATGTTGTCAGTGCCGGCGCGGTTTCCCGATCGCTGTCGGGCTGGCCCGGTGCCGTCTCAGTTGACGTCCTTGCGCTGCGCGGCGGCTTCCGCCAGCCGCTTCTTGAAGATCATCTCGAAATTCACCGGGGAGAGCACCAGCTGCGGGAATCCGCCGCGTGACACCAGATCCGCTATCACGAACGAGGCGTAGGGATAGAGCAGCTGCGGGCAGTACACGTTGATGATGTTGCGCAGTGTGTCCTTGTCGATGCCCTGCAGCAGGAAGATGCCGGCCTGCTGCACCTCCGCGAGGTAGGCAGTGGTATCCTCCACCTTGACGGTGGCGGTCAGGGTCAGGACCACTTCGAAATGGTTGTCCGCCAGCTCGGTGACTTTCTGCCCCAGGTCGAGATTGAGGGCGGGCTTCCATTCGCGCGTGAAGATATCTGGCGAATTCGGCGTTTCGAAAGAGATGTCCTTGGTATACACCTTCTGCGTGTGGATGACCGCAGTGTTCCCCTGGTTCTGCGTGTTGTTCTGTTCCGATCCGGCCATGGCTGTCGTTCCTGGTGGGCTGATGGTTGTTGTCTGCAGCGGCACCGTACCCGGACGGGTGGCGCCACCGGTTTATTTTCTGGCGAGCGGCAGCTCGGCCTTCTGCCACCCGAGTATACCGCCTCTCAGGTTGTATACGTTCTCGAATCCATCCTTGCGCAGACGGCTGCAGAATCCCGTTGAACGATTGCCGCTGTTGCAATACACGATCACCGGCCTGCCACGGTACTTCTCGAGTGCTGTGAGTTTGTCGGCGCTCGGTACGTGTATGGCATTCGCCACGTGTCCATCGCCGTATTCCTTGTCACTGCGCATGTCGATCATGACGGCATTGTCGTGATTGAGCAGGCGGATGGCTTCACCCGGACCGACCTCGCTGACACCGCTCAGCCGCTGACGCAACTCGCCGCCGATCAGCATGGCGAGCAGCGCGAACAGTGCGAACACGAGTGCCGGATGGTTGCCGCTGAATTCTATGAGTTGGTTGATTTCCATTGTTCCCTCGGATGCTGGGCGCGACCCTGGGCGCAGGCCGCGCTTTCGCAGTCAGTCTGTATACGCGGCAGCCGGGCCGGCGCCGGCGTCAGGGGCTGGTGCAGAATACTTCGCGCATCATGCTGATCAGCCGCAGTGTGCGCGAGTCCCCGACACGGTAATACACACGGTTGGCATCCTTGCGTGATGCCAGGATACCCTTGTCCCGCAGGATGGCCAGATGCTGCGAGATGTTGCTCTGCGAAGTACCGACGCGCTCGACGATGTCCTGCACGCTGATCTCCTGGTCGCCCAGGGTGCACAGGATCTTCAGCCGCAGGGGATGCGACATGGCTTTGAGTGAGCGCGATGCCCGGTCGATGTCCTCGGCACGGGTGAGCAGTGATTCGTTGCTTGCTGTCATTCAGCAGCCTCTCTGAGTTGGGTGTTGCTGCGATAGGTTACTGCATTCATTACTAAAACATTATACAATAATAAGCCTTTCGGGCCATATCCGGCGCAATTTTCCGCATGGCCGGGCAGGCCCGGCCGGCCTTGCCCCTACGGTCCGCCCCCGTGTTGGCGATAGAACGAATGATACTTTAGACTTCGCCCCGACCTTATGAGTGGAAAGCCAGCACAGCACCGTAATCGCCCTGCAAGGCCCATGGTTTTGTTGATCCTGGACGGCTGGGGCTACAGCGAGATCCCCCAGCACAACGCCATTGCCGCAGCGCGCAAGCCGGTGTGGGATGCGCTCTGGCGCGAGCATCCCCACATGCTGATACGCACCTCGGGTGCCGCCGTCGGCCTGCCTGCGGACCAGATGGGGAATTCCGAGGTCGGCCATCTCAATCTCGGCGCCGGGCGCGTGGTCTACCAGGAATTCACCCGCGTCAGCCGTGCCATCAAGACCGGGTCGTTCTTCACCAACCTGACCCTGACCGACGCCGTCGACAAGGCCATCGAGAGCGACCGGGCGGTGCACATCCTCGGCCTGCTGTCCCCCGGCGGGGTGCACAGCCACGAGGAGCATATCCATGCCATGGTCGAGCTCGCCGTGCAGCGCGGCGCACGGCAGGTCTATCTGCACGCCTTCCTGGACGGCCGCGACACCCCGCCGAGCAGTGCCGAACCCTCCCTCCGGGCCATGGAGGAACAGTTCGCCCGGCTGCAGGGCGGCCGCTTCGCCTCGGTGATCGGCCGTTACTATGCCATGGACCGCGACCACCACTGGCCGCGGATCCAGGCCGCCTATGACCTGATCACCCAGGGCAAGGCGGACTACACCGCCCCCGATGCGCTGAGCGCGCTCGCTGCGGCCTATGCGCGCGGTGAGGGCGACGAGTTCGTCAAGGGCACCGCGATTGTGCCGCCGGGTACCGCGCCGGTGCGTGTCGAGGACGGCGACGTGGTCGTGTTCATGAATTACCGGTCCGACCGCGCGCGCCAGATCACGCGGCCGTTCATCGAATCCGGTTTCGAGGGCTTCCAGCGCGAGGTCCAGCCGCGCCTGGCGGATTTCGTCAGCCTCACCGAGTACAAGTCCGATTTCAAGATTCACGTGGCCTATCCCGCCGAACGCCTGAAAAACGTCTTCGGCGAATATATATCCAACCACGGTCTGCGCCAGCTGCGCCTGGCGGAGACGGAGAAATATGCCCATGTCACGTTCTTCTTCAACGGCGGCGTCGAGCAGCCGTTCGAGGGCGAGGATCGCATTCTGGTGAAGTCGCCGATGGTGGCTACCTACGACCTGCAGCCGGAGATGAGTTCCGGCGAGGTGACCGAACATCTCGTCGAGGCGCTCGCGGGCGGTTCCTACGATGTCATCATCTGCAATTACGCCAACCCGGACATGGTCGGACATTCGGGCAAATTCGATGCGGCGGTCAAGGCGATCGAGGCCGTCGATCGCGCGCTCGGACGTGTGTTCGAGGCAGTGCAGGCATGCGGCGGCGAAATGCTGATCACCGCCGATCACGGCAATGCCGAGCAGATGCTGGACGAGGAAACCGGCCAGCCGCACACGGCCCACACCAGTAACCTGGTGCCGCTGATCTATGTCGGCCGGCCGGCAGCCATGGCCGAGCACGGTGCGCTTTCGGATGTGGTGCCGAGCATGCTTTACCTGATGAACATGGAAGTACCGCCGGAAATGACCGGCACCACGCTCATCAACCTGCAGCCGCAAAGCGGCGCACAAGACCCGCCAGCGGCTGCCGCCAAACTGCATGGCTAGGCGGCACGCGCCCACCGCGCCGGCAATCCGACCGTCAGTCTGCTGCATGCATCTCCGTGCCGGCCTGCTTGCCGCCGCGTGTCTGCTGCTACAGCTGGCGCCGCCCGATGCAGCCGCCGCGGGCAACGCCCAGATCGCCCAGGAAACGGAAAAGCTGCAGCAGCTGCGCGCACGCATCAAGGCCCTCACGGACGAGCTGACGTCGGTCCGCGGCGAGCACGACGCAGAACAGGCGCGGTTGGAACAGACCGACCGGTCGATCGGGCGTATCACCGCGGAACTGCGCAAGCTGGATGTACGCGAGGCCGAGGCACGGCAGGAGCTGTCCCGACTCGAGGCGTCGCGCGACAGCGCCAGGACGCGGCTCGAGCAGATGCACGGCACGCTGGTGCGGGAGCTCAGGGCGGCCTACCGTAACGGGCGTCAGGAACGCATCAAACTCCTGCTGAACCAGGAAGACCCCGCGCAGGTGGGGCGCATGCTGATCTATCAGGGGTACTTCACTCGGGCCCGCAGCCGGCGCATGGACGAGTTTCGTACTACCCTGGAGCAGTTGCAGGATGCCGAGCGCGTGGTGCGTGAACAGCAGGCGGCGTTGGGCGAGTTGCGGGCCGAACGGGAGCGGCAGATCGCCGGACTCGATGCGGAAAAGGCGCAGCAGGCGGACATCGTCGCCCAGCTCAAGCGGCGCCTGGCCAGCGGGACCGCGGAGCTGGGGAAACTCGAGGCTGATGCCGAACGGGTCAACAAGCTGCTGGTAGCGCTGCAACAGGCACTGCGTGATCTCCCGGCGCCAGGCGACAACCGTCCCTTGGCCAAGCTCAAGGGCAAGCTGGCCTGGCCGGTCGCCGGCCGCATCAGCATGGGGTACGGGGCGCAGCTGGGCGCCGGCAAGATGCGCGCGCGCGGTGTACACATCACCACCGCGGCTGGTGCCGATGTCCACGCCATCGCCCGCGGGCGGGTCGTCTTCGCCGACTGGCTGCGTGGCTTCGGCCTGCTGCTGATCCTGGATCATGGCGACGGCTACATGTCGTTGTATGGTGAAAACAGCAGTCTATACAAGGATGTCGGCGCCAAGGTTGGCGCCGGCGAGGTGGTTGCCGCGGCCGGCAGCAGTGGCGGTCAGCAGCGCACCGGGCTGTACCTCGAGTTGCGCAAGGACGGCCAGCCGCTGGATCCCGGCAGCTGGTTCAAGGGGCGACCGCTTGCGCAGCAGGCCAGCCGCGCTGGCGGGGATTGAATCCGCGCCGCTTTTTCCGGTCCAATCCGGAGCCGGCAAGGGGCAGCGGGTGTGCTTGAGAAGATTTTGCTGCAGGCCGATACCGCTAATAGCAACGCTGTGATAATGTTGATATGTCCCGATAACAGCGCAACGGCTGGCAGCATCAGCGGGATGCCGCCCGGTTAGCGCACGACGGACACGAGAGATGAAATCCATACTGAAAGCGAACATTCACAGTTATCTGCTCCTGCTAACCGGCCTGGTGACAGGCGTCCTGGTTTCGATCGGGCATGGTGTGCTGGCGGAGCGCGAGACGGTACAGGCCACGCTGCCGATCGAGGAGCTGCGCACCTTCAGTGACGTGTTCGGGCGGATCAAGAACGACTACGTCGTCGACGTGGATGACAAGGAGCTGATCGAGAACGCGATACGCGGCATGCTTGCAGGACTGGATCCGCACTCGTCCTATCTCGACTCGGAACAGTTCAACGAACTGCAGGTCGGCACCACGGGTCAGTTCGGCGGGCTCGGCATCGAGGTCGGCATGGAAGACGGTTTCGTCAAGGTGATCGCGCCGATCGACGACACACCCGCGCAGCGTGCGGGCATCCTCGCGGGTGATCTCATCATCCGTCTCGATGAGACGCCGGTGAAAGGCATGTCCCTCAACGACGCGGTCAAGATCATGCGCGGGGAGCCAGGCAGCGACATCGTGCTGACCATCGTGCGCGAGGGCGTCGACCAGCCGATCAAGGTGACCATCACCCGCGACGTGATCAAGGTGAAGAGCGTCAAGTCGCGCATGCTCGAGGATGGCTATGCCTACCTCCGCATTTCCCAGTTCCAGTCTCAGAGCGCGACCAACATGGTCGACGAGATCAACAAGCTCAAGAAGGAGCATGGCGGCAAGCTGGACGGGCTGGTGCTCGACCTCCGCAACAATCCGGGCGGCGTGCTCAACGGCGCCGTGGCCGTGTCCGATGCCTTCCTCACCAAGGGCCTGATCGTCTATACCGAGGGCCGCATCGCCGATTCCAAGCTGCGCTTCAATGCCACGCCGGATGACATCCTGGACGGCGCGCCGCTCGTGGTGCTCGTCAACCAGGGTTCCGCCTCTGCCTCGGAGATCGTCGCCGGCGCCCTGCAGGATCACAAGCGCGCGATCATCATGGGTGCGAAAACCTTCGGCAAGGGCTCGGTGCAGACCATCCTGCCGCTGAGTAACGACTCCGCGCTCAAGCTGACCACGGCGCGCTACTACACGCCGTCCGGGCGTTCCATCCAGGCCGAGGGCATTACTCCGGACATCCCGCTCGAGCCGGTGCAGGTGTCGGCGGTGGACAAGGACATCGAGCCGCTGAAGGAAGCGAACCTGACCAAGCATCTCGAAAACGGCAGCAGTAACGGCAAGCAGAAGTCCGATGACGGCAAGACGGACAGCGAGGCGAGCAAGCTGCTGAAAGACGATTACATGCTCTACGAAGCACTCAACCTGCTCAAGGGCCTGTCAATCCTGCAGGCACGCATGCAGTAGCAGCGTGCCGGCCCGGATGCCGTTCCGAACCGGCTGGAGCGTTCTCTGCCTGTGCTGGCTGGCCGTGCTGGCACCGGCCGCGACAGCCGACGCGCTGGACGAGGGCGAGGCGGATCCGCAGCCGGTCATCGCACTGATCATCGACGACCTGGGTAACCGGCTGGGTGCCGGACGCCAGGTCGTCAGCCTGCCCGGTCCGGTTGCCTGTGCCTTTCTCCCGCGCGGCCCTTACACGCGGGAACTCGCGCGGCGCGCCCATGCGGACCACAAGGAGGTCATGCTGCACCTGCCGATGCAGGCGCTCGCGACCGAAACGCAGGCGGCGGAACAGGATGAGCTCACGCTGGACATGACCTTCACTCAGTTGCGCAGCGCGCTGGCACGGGATATCGCCGCGGTGCCGTTCGTCAGCGGTCTCAACAACCACCAGGGCAGCCTGCTCACCCGGCATCCCGGCAGCATGGCCTGGCTGATGCAGGCGATCGGCGAACACGGCAACCTGTTCTTCGTCGACAGCCGCACCACCAGCGCGACCGTGGCGCGCCGCGTGGCACAGGAATACGGCATCCCGAACAGTGAACGCAACGTCTTTCTCGACAACGAGGCGGAACTGGACGCCGTCCGCGCTAAATTCCGTGAACTGGTGTCCACGGCACGGCGCGAGGGCACGGCACTGGGCATCGGCCATCCCCACCCGGCAACACTCGAGGTGCTGCTGCAGGAGTTGGGTCGGCTTGATGCGCATGGAGTGCAGCTGGTCCCCGTCGCGCAGCTGATCGAACGGCAGAGCAACAGGCAACTGGCATGGCACGCGTCCTCGTCCCGCTAGCGCAGGGTTGCGAAGAACTGGAGGCGGTGACGGTCATCGACCTGCTGCGGCGTGCCGGTATCACGGTCGACAGCGCCGGACTGGACGGGCGGCCGGTGCGCGGTTCGCGTGGCACGGTACTGGTGCCGGACATTACCCTGGACGAGGCCCTGGCACGCGACTACGACATGATCGTGCTGCCCGGCGGTCTGCCCGGTGCCGACCACCTGCGCGACGATGCGCGCATCATCGAACTCGTTGCGCGGCTGGCGGAACAGGAGCGCTATACCGCCGCAATCTGTGCCGCGCCGCGGGTGCTGGCGCGGGCCGGCGTGCTGGACGGTCGCCGCGCCACGAGCTTTCCGGGCGCGCTCGATGTGGCGTCGGTGCCCGGTATCGACTACTGCGACGAGCCGGTGGTGCGGGACGGTACCGTCATTACCTCGCGCGGTCCCGGCACCGCCATGGACTTCGCGCTCGAACTCATCGATATCCTGGCCGGCCGGGAGCAGCGCGACACGGTCGAGGCAGCACTGCAACGCCCGCGCTGAGCGTGCTGCCTGGTGCAGACGGATAAGGCCGGCAGTCATGCGTATCATCGAGATCATCGCGGATTCCGGGCATATCGACACCCTGGCAGGCATCGCCGAGCAGCATGGGGTCGACGACTGCTGGTCGAGCCCGCCAGGCGAGGACGGCCGCTGCATGACACGGATGCTGGTCGACGATGCCGCGCGCCAGAAGGTGGTCGATACATTGCAGAACGTGCTCGGCGCCAGCGCCGGCACCCACATCATCATCCAGCCGGTCGAGGCGGTACTGCCGCGCAGCAGCGAGGAGAGTGAGCGGGAGAAGACCGGTGCGGGCAGTGGCAGCCAGACACGCGAAGAGCTGTATGACCGCATCAAGCGCGGTGCCCGCCTGGACCTGAACTACCTGCTGCTGGTGGTGCTGTCCACGGTGGTGGCATCCATCGGTCTGGTCGAGGACAACGTCGCCGTCATCGTCGGTGCCATGGTGATCGCGCCGCTGCTGGGTCCGAACATCGCCCTGGCATTTTCCGTCGCGCTCGGCGACCGCAGGCTGATGTGGCAGGCGCTGCAGACCAACCTTGCCGGGATCGGGCTGGCGCTGCTGATGTCGATCGCGACCGGCGCCCTGTGGCAGGATCGCGTGCAAAGCAGCGAAATCCTCGTCCGTACCGATGTCGGTCTGGCCGGCGTTGCACTGGCGCTTGCATCCGGCGCCGCCGCCGTGCTGTCACTGGTGACCGGGCTTTCCAGCACCCTGGTCGGTGTCATGGTCGCGGTGGCGCTGCTGCCGCCGACGGCGACGCTGGGGATGATGCTGGGCAGCGGGCAGTACTACCTGGCCTCGGGCGCCGGTCTGCTGCTGGCCGTCAACGTGGTATGCATCAACCTGGCCGCGAAGCTGATGTTCATCTTCCGGGGGGTGCAGCCGCGCACCTGGCTCGAAAAGAGCAAGGCCCGCCAGTCACTGCTGATCACGACCCTGTTCTGGATTGTCGCGCTGGCCTTGCTGATGACCGCCATCAGCGTGCGCCACAGCCTGCAGGGCTGATCAGTCGCGATCGCCCGGCCAGCTCAGCAGCAGCAGGACCAGGCCGGCGATACCTGCCAGCCAGGTGAGCAGCGGCGCGCCGAATATCATCGCCGGCGCATAGCCGTCCAGCCCGTAGATCACGGCGGCGGACAGCAGCAGGCTGCCACCGGTGACGGCGCCGACCGTGCGCCTGTTGGCTCGACGCAGCTCATGCCGCAGGTGCCGCAGGTCGTCGGAGCGCCAGTGCACTTCCAGCTTGCCGGTGCTGGCCTGTGTCAGCACGCGATGCGCGAGCAGCGGCAGTTCCGGCAGCGCGGTATTCCAGTCCGGCACGTTCTCCCTGATGCTGTGCAGCAGCGAGCGTGCGCCGAGTTGCTCGCTCATGGTACGTTCCAGAAAGGGCTTGGCGGTCTTCCACAGATCGAGTTCCGGGTACAGTTGGCGTCCCAGTCCCTCGATGTTGAGCAGTGTCTTCTGCAGCAGCACCAGCTGCGGCTGCACCTCCATGTTGAAACGACGCGCCGTCTGGAACAGGCGCAGCAGCACGTTACCGAAGGAAATCTCCTTGAGCGGCTTCTCGAAGATCGGTTCGCAGACCGTGCGGATCGCCGACTCGAATTCATCCACCCGCGTGCCGTCCGGGACCCATTCGGATTCGACGTGCAGCTCGGCCACGCGCCGGTAGTCACGGTTGAAGAAGGCAAGGAAGTTTTCCGCCAGGTAGCGCTGGTCGACCGGATTCAGCGTACCCATGATGCCGAAGTCGACGGCCATGTAACGACCATCGCGCCCCACGAAGATGTTGCCGGGATGCATGTCGGCATGGAAGAAGTTGTGGCGGAATACCTGCGTGAAGAAAATTTCCACGCCGCGTTCGGACAGCTGTTTCAGGTCGATGCCGCTCGCGCGCAGTGCGCCGACGTCGCTGATCTGGATGCCGCGGATGCGTTCCATGACCATGATCTCGGGGCGGCAGTAGTCCCAGTAGACCTCCGGTACGTACAGCAGATTGGTGCCGGCGAAATTGCGTCGCAGCTGTGAGGCATTGGCGGCCTCGCGCAGCAGATCGAGCTCGTCGTACAAGGTTTTTTCGAACTCGGCCACCACCTCGCGGGGGCGCAGCCGGCGGCCGGTCTTCCAGTAGCGCTCGGCCAGGCCGGCAACCGTGTAGAGCAGGTTGACGTCGCGTTCGATGAGATGCCGCACGTTGGGCCGCAGGACCTTGATGACGACCTCGCTGCCGTCCTGCAGACGCGCGGCGTGCACTTGTGCAATGGAGGCCGAGGCCAGCGGTGTTGCGTCGAACGCTGCGAACATGCCGGTCACCGGGCAGCCGAAGACCTTCTCGATCTGCGCCCGTGCCAGGCTGCCGGGAAACGGCGGCACGTCATCCTGCAGGTGCGCGAGTTCCAGCGCGATGTCCTCGGGCAGCAGGTCCTGACGGGTGGACAGGATCTGGCCGAACTTCACGTAGATCGGCCCGAGCTCCTCCAGCGCGCGGCGGATGCGCACGCCGCGCGGCCCGCGCCGGCGCGGGATCCAGTTCCACGGCGCGAGGTAGTACAGGAAACGGAATGGCCGGAACAGGTGGGTCGCGAGGATGATTTCGTCCAGCCCGTGCCGGACCAGCACGAAGTTGATATGGATCAGACGGACGATCTGCGCTGGCCGAATCATGCCGGCTTGGCCCATCGCGTACGCTGGTGGCGGGCTTGCCGGAAGCCGCCGCTGCGGCCCGGGCCGTTCCCGCGACCGCAGCGTGACAGCGCCTGCTGCCTGCTGCCGTGCGCCGCGCCTGTCGTGGTCACCCTGCGCAGGACGGGTATGCCTGCGTGTGCTTGGATCCCGCACGCGGCCGCCGGCCGGATGCGCGGGGCTAACCCGGGTTTTGTAGCTGCATCAATACGCGACATACCTGTTCTATCCATGCTGTCAACGCAGCCGCGGCCGGCGCTGGCGCGCTATGCGGGCTGCGTGTCCTCATCGCGGCTCTGCAGGCGCCGGATACGGGCCGCCAAGCGGTCTGTATCCGTGCGCAGGCGGGCGACGTCGGCGGCGAAGTTCTCTATCTCGATGCGGGCCGGCAACAGGCGCAGCTCTTCCCTGAGATAGTCGCCGATGTCCTGCTCCAGGGTCAGCCGACCATGCCGCAGTACCCTGCCTGCCCGGCGCGCGGCGTTGCCCAGCCGGCGGGCGATGGCATCGCCGGTGAGCCGTGCGAGCTGTTCCTCCCAGTCGATGTCCA includes:
- the secB gene encoding protein-export chaperone SecB encodes the protein MAGSEQNNTQNQGNTAVIHTQKVYTKDISFETPNSPDIFTREWKPALNLDLGQKVTELADNHFEVVLTLTATVKVEDTTAYLAEVQQAGIFLLQGIDKDTLRNIINVYCPQLLYPYASFVIADLVSRGGFPQLVLSPVNFEMIFKKRLAEAAAQRKDVN
- a CDS encoding rhodanese-like domain-containing protein: MEINQLIEFSGNHPALVFALFALLAMLIGGELRQRLSGVSEVGPGEAIRLLNHDNAVMIDMRSDKEYGDGHVANAIHVPSADKLTALEKYRGRPVIVYCNSGNRSTGFCSRLRKDGFENVYNLRGGILGWQKAELPLARK
- a CDS encoding metalloregulator ArsR/SmtB family transcription factor — protein: MTASNESLLTRAEDIDRASRSLKAMSHPLRLKILCTLGDQEISVQDIVERVGTSQSNISQHLAILRDKGILASRKDANRVYYRVGDSRTLRLISMMREVFCTSP
- the gpmI gene encoding 2,3-bisphosphoglycerate-independent phosphoglycerate mutase, whose amino-acid sequence is MVLLILDGWGYSEIPQHNAIAAARKPVWDALWREHPHMLIRTSGAAVGLPADQMGNSEVGHLNLGAGRVVYQEFTRVSRAIKTGSFFTNLTLTDAVDKAIESDRAVHILGLLSPGGVHSHEEHIHAMVELAVQRGARQVYLHAFLDGRDTPPSSAEPSLRAMEEQFARLQGGRFASVIGRYYAMDRDHHWPRIQAAYDLITQGKADYTAPDALSALAAAYARGEGDEFVKGTAIVPPGTAPVRVEDGDVVVFMNYRSDRARQITRPFIESGFEGFQREVQPRLADFVSLTEYKSDFKIHVAYPAERLKNVFGEYISNHGLRQLRLAETEKYAHVTFFFNGGVEQPFEGEDRILVKSPMVATYDLQPEMSSGEVTEHLVEALAGGSYDVIICNYANPDMVGHSGKFDAAVKAIEAVDRALGRVFEAVQACGGEMLITADHGNAEQMLDEETGQPHTAHTSNLVPLIYVGRPAAMAEHGALSDVVPSMLYLMNMEVPPEMTGTTLINLQPQSGAQDPPAAAAKLHG
- a CDS encoding peptidoglycan DD-metalloendopeptidase family protein — encoded protein: MHLRAGLLAAACLLLQLAPPDAAAAGNAQIAQETEKLQQLRARIKALTDELTSVRGEHDAEQARLEQTDRSIGRITAELRKLDVREAEARQELSRLEASRDSARTRLEQMHGTLVRELRAAYRNGRQERIKLLLNQEDPAQVGRMLIYQGYFTRARSRRMDEFRTTLEQLQDAERVVREQQAALGELRAERERQIAGLDAEKAQQADIVAQLKRRLASGTAELGKLEADAERVNKLLVALQQALRDLPAPGDNRPLAKLKGKLAWPVAGRISMGYGAQLGAGKMRARGVHITTAAGADVHAIARGRVVFADWLRGFGLLLILDHGDGYMSLYGENSSLYKDVGAKVGAGEVVAAAGSSGGQQRTGLYLELRKDGQPLDPGSWFKGRPLAQQASRAGGD
- a CDS encoding S41 family peptidase, encoding MKSILKANIHSYLLLLTGLVTGVLVSIGHGVLAERETVQATLPIEELRTFSDVFGRIKNDYVVDVDDKELIENAIRGMLAGLDPHSSYLDSEQFNELQVGTTGQFGGLGIEVGMEDGFVKVIAPIDDTPAQRAGILAGDLIIRLDETPVKGMSLNDAVKIMRGEPGSDIVLTIVREGVDQPIKVTITRDVIKVKSVKSRMLEDGYAYLRISQFQSQSATNMVDEINKLKKEHGGKLDGLVLDLRNNPGGVLNGAVAVSDAFLTKGLIVYTEGRIADSKLRFNATPDDILDGAPLVVLVNQGSASASEIVAGALQDHKRAIIMGAKTFGKGSVQTILPLSNDSALKLTTARYYTPSGRSIQAEGITPDIPLEPVQVSAVDKDIEPLKEANLTKHLENGSSNGKQKSDDGKTDSEASKLLKDDYMLYEALNLLKGLSILQARMQ
- a CDS encoding divergent polysaccharide deacetylase family protein, which codes for MPFRTGWSVLCLCWLAVLAPAATADALDEGEADPQPVIALIIDDLGNRLGAGRQVVSLPGPVACAFLPRGPYTRELARRAHADHKEVMLHLPMQALATETQAAEQDELTLDMTFTQLRSALARDIAAVPFVSGLNNHQGSLLTRHPGSMAWLMQAIGEHGNLFFVDSRTTSATVARRVAQEYGIPNSERNVFLDNEAELDAVRAKFRELVSTARREGTALGIGHPHPATLEVLLQELGRLDAHGVQLVPVAQLIERQSNRQLAWHASSSR
- a CDS encoding DJ-1/PfpI family protein, whose amino-acid sequence is MARVLVPLAQGCEELEAVTVIDLLRRAGITVDSAGLDGRPVRGSRGTVLVPDITLDEALARDYDMIVLPGGLPGADHLRDDARIIELVARLAEQERYTAAICAAPRVLARAGVLDGRRATSFPGALDVASVPGIDYCDEPVVRDGTVITSRGPGTAMDFALELIDILAGREQRDTVEAALQRPR
- a CDS encoding TIGR00341 family protein; this translates as MRIIEIIADSGHIDTLAGIAEQHGVDDCWSSPPGEDGRCMTRMLVDDAARQKVVDTLQNVLGASAGTHIIIQPVEAVLPRSSEESEREKTGAGSGSQTREELYDRIKRGARLDLNYLLLVVLSTVVASIGLVEDNVAVIVGAMVIAPLLGPNIALAFSVALGDRRLMWQALQTNLAGIGLALLMSIATGALWQDRVQSSEILVRTDVGLAGVALALASGAAAVLSLVTGLSSTLVGVMVAVALLPPTATLGMMLGSGQYYLASGAGLLLAVNVVCINLAAKLMFIFRGVQPRTWLEKSKARQSLLITTLFWIVALALLMTAISVRHSLQG
- the ubiB gene encoding ubiquinone biosynthesis regulatory protein kinase UbiB, which translates into the protein MIRPAQIVRLIHINFVLVRHGLDEIILATHLFRPFRFLYYLAPWNWIPRRRGPRGVRIRRALEELGPIYVKFGQILSTRQDLLPEDIALELAHLQDDVPPFPGSLARAQIEKVFGCPVTGMFAAFDATPLASASIAQVHAARLQDGSEVVIKVLRPNVRHLIERDVNLLYTVAGLAERYWKTGRRLRPREVVAEFEKTLYDELDLLREAANASQLRRNFAGTNLLYVPEVYWDYCRPEIMVMERIRGIQISDVGALRASGIDLKQLSERGVEIFFTQVFRHNFFHADMHPGNIFVGRDGRYMAVDFGIMGTLNPVDQRYLAENFLAFFNRDYRRVAELHVESEWVPDGTRVDEFESAIRTVCEPIFEKPLKEISFGNVLLRLFQTARRFNMEVQPQLVLLQKTLLNIEGLGRQLYPELDLWKTAKPFLERTMSEQLGARSLLHSIRENVPDWNTALPELPLLAHRVLTQASTGKLEVHWRSDDLRHLRHELRRANRRTVGAVTGGSLLLSAAVIYGLDGYAPAMIFGAPLLTWLAGIAGLVLLLLSWPGDRD